Proteins from a single region of Syngnathus scovelli strain Florida chromosome 7, RoL_Ssco_1.2, whole genome shotgun sequence:
- the camkk1b gene encoding calcium/calmodulin-dependent protein kinase kinase 1b isoform X1 translates to MSATTPSDDPDAEHGGELADMLAAMSVKAAPDASRRARLSDRKLSLQERGGRVVRQPTVETKRVSITDAQDFVQLNQYKLKKEIGKGSYGVVKLAYNQDSERYYAMKVVSKKRLMKQFGFLRRATPGQREAFPKASMPLEKIYREIAILKKLHHHNVVKLVEVLDDPEEDGLHMAFELMTKGPVMEVPTDEPLTEERARFYFRDLVLGIEYLHYHKIIHRDIKPSNLLLGDDGHVKIADFGVSNEFEGADAMLSGTAGTPAFMAPETMEDHWSEFSGKALDVWAMGVTLFCFVYGKCPFYDEYVVSLYNKIKNKAVEFPTAPQTSERLKHLVGSMLDKNPQSRITLPDIKLHPWVTECGAHPLPREEDHCTAVEVSAEEVENSVTLVSSLSTVILVKSMLRKRSFSNPFECQARRAERSMSAPGGLLTSSEGSRDGELEDLYEDEAFTESADADQT, encoded by the exons ATGAGCGCGACGACTCCCAGCGACGACCCGGACGCCGAGCACGGCGGCGAGCTGGCCGACATGCTGGCGGCCATGAGCGTCAAGGCAGCGCCCGACGCCTCCCGCCGAGCCCGCCTCTCCGACAGGAAGTTGTCGCTGCAGGAGCGCGGCGGCCGCGTGGTCAGGCAGCCCACCGTCGAGACCAAGAGGGTGTCCATCACGGACGCGCAG GACTTTGTGCAGCTCAACCAgtacaagctgaagaaggagattGGGAAG GGTTCGTACGGCGTCGTCAAACTGGCTTACAACCAAGACTCGGAGCGCTATTAC GCCATGAAGGTTGTttccaagaagaggctcatgaaGCAGTTTGGTTTTCTGC GTCGCGCCACGCCGGGCCAGCGCGAGGCCTTCCCCAAAGCCTCCATGCCGCTGGAAAAGATCTACCGCGAGATAGCCATCCTCAAGAAGCTGCACCACCACAACGTGGTCAAGCTGGTGGAG GTGCTGGACGATCCCGAAGAAGACGGCCTTCACATGG CTTTCGAGCTGATGACCAAAGG GCCGGTGATGGAGGTGCCCACGGACGAGCCGCTGACGGAGGAGCGAGCTCGCTTTTACTTCCGAGACCTGGTGCTGGGCATCGAGTATC TGCACTATCACAAAATCATCCACCGGGACATCAAACCGTCCAACCTGCTGCTGGGCGACGACGGCCACGTCAAGATCGCCGACTTTGGCGTGAGCAACGAGTTTGAGGGGGCCGACGCCATGCTGTCCGGCACGGCCGGCACGCCGGCCTTCATGGCGCCCGAGACCATGGAGGATCACTGGTCGGAGTTCAGCGGCAAG GCGCTGGACGTGTGGGCCATGGGGGTGACGCTCTTCTGCTTCGTCTACGGGAAG tGTCCTTTCTATGACGAATACGTGGTCTCCCTGTACAACAAGATCAAGAACAAAGCTGTGGAATTTCCAACCGC GCCTCAGACAAGCGAGCGGCTCAAGCATCTGGTTGGCAGCATGTTGGACAAGAACCCGCAGAGCAGAATCACGCTCCCCGACATCAAA CTGCACCCGTGGGTGACGGAGTGCGGCGCCCACCCGCTACCCCGGGAGGAGGATCACTGCACGGCGGTGGAGGTCAGCGCCGAAGAGGTCGAGAACAGCGTCACTCTGGTTTCCAGCCTCTCCACGGTG ATCCTGGTCAAGTCCATGCTCCGCAAGCGCTCCTTCAGCAACCCTTTTGAGTGTCAGGCCAGACGGGCCGAGAGGTCCATGTCGGCTCCCGGTGGGCTCCTCAC GAGCAGCGAAGGCAGCCGCGACGGCGAGTTGGAGGACTTGTACGAAGACGAAGCGTTCACGGAGTCCGCGGACGCCGACCAAACctga
- the camkk1b gene encoding calcium/calmodulin-dependent protein kinase kinase 1b isoform X4 produces MSATTPSDDPDAEHGGELADMLAAMSVKAAPDASRRARLSDRKLSLQERGGRVVRQPTVETKRVSITDAQDFVQLNQYKLKKEIGKGSYGVVKLAYNQDSERYYAMKVVSKKRLMKQFGFLRRATPGQREAFPKASMPLEKIYREIAILKKLHHHNVVKLVEVLDDPEEDGLHMAFELMTKGPVMEVPTDEPLTEERARFYFRDLVLGIEYLHYHKIIHRDIKPSNLLLGDDGHVKIADFGVSNEFEGADAMLSGTAGTPAFMAPETMEDHWSEFSGKALDVWAMGVTLFCFVYGKCPFYDEYVVSLYNKIKNKAVEFPTAPQTSERLKHLVGSMLDKNPQSRITLPDIKLHPWVTECGAHPLPREEDHCTAVEVSAEEVENSVTLVSSLSTVILVKSMLRKRSFSNPFECQARRAERSMSAPGGLLTGSWGLLGSSALLHPSLR; encoded by the exons ATGAGCGCGACGACTCCCAGCGACGACCCGGACGCCGAGCACGGCGGCGAGCTGGCCGACATGCTGGCGGCCATGAGCGTCAAGGCAGCGCCCGACGCCTCCCGCCGAGCCCGCCTCTCCGACAGGAAGTTGTCGCTGCAGGAGCGCGGCGGCCGCGTGGTCAGGCAGCCCACCGTCGAGACCAAGAGGGTGTCCATCACGGACGCGCAG GACTTTGTGCAGCTCAACCAgtacaagctgaagaaggagattGGGAAG GGTTCGTACGGCGTCGTCAAACTGGCTTACAACCAAGACTCGGAGCGCTATTAC GCCATGAAGGTTGTttccaagaagaggctcatgaaGCAGTTTGGTTTTCTGC GTCGCGCCACGCCGGGCCAGCGCGAGGCCTTCCCCAAAGCCTCCATGCCGCTGGAAAAGATCTACCGCGAGATAGCCATCCTCAAGAAGCTGCACCACCACAACGTGGTCAAGCTGGTGGAG GTGCTGGACGATCCCGAAGAAGACGGCCTTCACATGG CTTTCGAGCTGATGACCAAAGG GCCGGTGATGGAGGTGCCCACGGACGAGCCGCTGACGGAGGAGCGAGCTCGCTTTTACTTCCGAGACCTGGTGCTGGGCATCGAGTATC TGCACTATCACAAAATCATCCACCGGGACATCAAACCGTCCAACCTGCTGCTGGGCGACGACGGCCACGTCAAGATCGCCGACTTTGGCGTGAGCAACGAGTTTGAGGGGGCCGACGCCATGCTGTCCGGCACGGCCGGCACGCCGGCCTTCATGGCGCCCGAGACCATGGAGGATCACTGGTCGGAGTTCAGCGGCAAG GCGCTGGACGTGTGGGCCATGGGGGTGACGCTCTTCTGCTTCGTCTACGGGAAG tGTCCTTTCTATGACGAATACGTGGTCTCCCTGTACAACAAGATCAAGAACAAAGCTGTGGAATTTCCAACCGC GCCTCAGACAAGCGAGCGGCTCAAGCATCTGGTTGGCAGCATGTTGGACAAGAACCCGCAGAGCAGAATCACGCTCCCCGACATCAAA CTGCACCCGTGGGTGACGGAGTGCGGCGCCCACCCGCTACCCCGGGAGGAGGATCACTGCACGGCGGTGGAGGTCAGCGCCGAAGAGGTCGAGAACAGCGTCACTCTGGTTTCCAGCCTCTCCACGGTG ATCCTGGTCAAGTCCATGCTCCGCAAGCGCTCCTTCAGCAACCCTTTTGAGTGTCAGGCCAGACGGGCCGAGAGGTCCATGTCGGCTCCCGGTGGGCTCCTCAC TGGTTCTTGGGGTCTTTTGGGCTCGTCAGCTCTGCTCCATCCGTCTTTGAGGTAA
- the LOC125972665 gene encoding dicarboxylate carrier UCP2, with the protein MVAAGGSADSAAAVKIVSAGLAGCVADLVTFPLDTAKVRLQIQGESEPLVRGQRATYRGVMGTIFTIVRSEGPRGLYSGLVAGLHRQMSFASVRVGLYDTMKHFYSGGSESASIAARLLAGCTTGAMAVVVAQPTDVVKVRFQAQVRLPRGGSATRYGGTLDAYRTIARDEGLRGLWKGCLPNIARNAIVNCCEMVTYDIIKEHILLSKLMTDNMPCHFTAAFAAGFCTTVVASPVDVIKTRYMNSFPGQYGGAVNCAFSMLLKEGASAFYKGFTASFLRLGSWNIVMFMSYEQIKRGAAKLHKSLEASF; encoded by the exons ATGGTCGCCGCGGGAGGTTCGGCCGACTCGGCGGCGGCCGTCAAGATCGTTTCGGCCGGGTTGGCCGGCTGCGTGGCCGACCTGGTCACCTTCCCGCTGGACACGGCCAAAGTCAGACTGCAG ATTCAAGGCGAGTCGGAGCCCTTGGTGAGAGGCCAGAGGGCCACGTACAGAGGCGTGATGGGCACCATCTTCACCATCGTGAGGAGCGAGGGGCCCCGGGGCCTCTACAGCGGACTGGTGGCCGGCCTGCACAGACAGATGAGCTTCGCCTCGGTGCGAGTGGGCCTCTATGACACCATGAAGCACTTCTACAGCGGAGGCTCAGAGA GCGCCAGCATCGCGGCCCGGTTGCTGGCGGGCTGCACCACGGGCGCCATGGCGGTGGTGGTGGCCCAGCCCACCGACGTGGTCAAAGTCCGCTTCCAGGCGCAGGTACGCCTGCCCCGGGGCGGCTCGGCCACCAGGTACGGCGGCACCTTGGACGCCTACAGGACCATAGCCAGGGACGAGGGGCTCCGAGGTCTCTGGAAAG GTTGTCTGCCAAACATCGCCCGCAACGCCATTGTGAATTGCTGCGAGATGGTCACCTATGACATCATCAAGGAGCACATCCTGCTGTCCAAGCTGATGACAG ACAACATGCCGTGCCACTTCACGGCGGCCTTCGCCGCCGGCTTCTGCACCACGGTGGTGGCGTCCCCGGTGGACGTGATCAAAACGCGCTACATGAACTCGTTTCCGGGCCAGTATGGCGGCGCCGTCAACTGTGCCTTCTCCATGCTGCTCAAAGAGGGGGCCTCCGCCTTCTATAAAGG ATTCACGGCCTCCTTCCTCCGCTTGGGCTCGTGGAACATTGTTATGTTCATGAGTTACGAGCAAATTAAAAGAGGTGCGGCGAAATTGCACAAGTCCCTGGAGGCTTCGTTCTAA